A portion of the Manihot esculenta cultivar AM560-2 chromosome 2, M.esculenta_v8, whole genome shotgun sequence genome contains these proteins:
- the LOC110608593 gene encoding disease resistance-like protein DSC1 → MLQGFYPTSSVTFGFPGSDIPEWFSYRSIGTSVTVRLPQQWHHPKFLGFAFCIVVAFKESYDGSFFSIRCESDYQDLYCHLDGWYCGQKGKLGLSFNGSDHLFMLYDHSLYLMAVKGEEADNDTSFRFYAVDKDKKPLHCCTVKKCGVRLLFPYEDKSCSSALIQGCTSFENFDVINEDNGKPMEEEGTFTKRYRDDESCNRAESSGCEIGSSSEGGDPKRIKESSESNAGEPTRAELRAGKEMERIEL, encoded by the exons ATGTTGCAGGGTTTTTATCCAACGTCTTCAGTTACATTTGGTTTCCCTGGGAGTGATATTCCAGAATGGTTTAGCTATCGAAGTATTGGAACTTCAGTTACCGTTAGGCTGCCTCAACAGTGGCATCATCCTAAGTTCTTGGGTTTTGCCTTCTGTATTGTTGTTGCATTCAAGGAATCTTATGATGGCTCATTTTTCAGTATCAGATGTGAGTCCGATTACCAAGATCTTTATTGCCATTTGGATGGTTGGTATTGTGGACAGAAGGGTAAACTCGGTCTCAGTTTTAATGGATCAGATCATCTCTTCATGCTGTATGACCACAGTCTATATCTTATGGCAGTTAAAGGTGAGGAAGCAGATAATGATACATCATTTAGGTTCTATGCTGTAGACAAGGACAAAAAACCCTTACATTGTTGCACTGTTAAAAAATGTGGTGTCCGTCTTCTGTTTCCCTATGAAGATAAATCCTGCAGTTCTGCCTTGATCCAAGGCTGTACTTCTTTTGAGAATTTTGATGTAATCAACGAAGATAATGGGAAACCAATGGAAGAAGAAGGCACATTTACTAAGAGATACCGGGATGACGAAAGCTGCAATAGGGCTGAATCTAGTGGATGTGAAATTGGTAGCTCTAGCGAAGGGGGAGACCCTAAAAGGATAAAGGAATCAAGTGAATCTAATGCAG GAGAACCTACGCGAGCAGAATTGAGAGCAGGCAAAGAAATGGAAAGAATTGAGCTTTGA